One Brachyhypopomus gauderio isolate BG-103 unplaced genomic scaffold, BGAUD_0.2 sc837, whole genome shotgun sequence genomic window carries:
- the LOC143508213 gene encoding uncharacterized protein LOC143508213: MGHLVQYSAKGNYFASVCFPPFTLLSVSAYRSHGEKHVLISRRRVRDQQTEVEAAAHTDTCDGHDREPFALDEGIFETLHTPIRELRLIQTRQGLDRAHRMFAFTFSRMGSSATQVVEVKLQHKSIYSGLESEHWWVLNNEFYWIGAELTLHHFASASAVACIKRRGSSITDATIYLRTCSTTTSVQNIFLQTVVSTWFKGVSIGSDDIFRSSESSHTQTLETPNPAVFSSSPSPPRAPPQRPPPGF, from the exons ATGGGTCATTTAGTCCAATACTCCGCAAAAGGTAATTATTTTGCTAGCGTTTGCTTTCCCCCTTTTACGTTGCTAAGTGTTTCTGCATATCGGAGTCATGGAGAAAAACATGTTTTGATATCAAG GCGGCGGGTCCGAGATCAACAGACGGAAGTCGAAGCTGCAGCTCATACCGACACCTGCGACG GACATGATCGGGAGCCTTTTGCATTGGACGAAGGCATCTTTGAGACGCTCCATACCCCGATCCGAGAG TTGAGGCTTATACAGACTCGCCAAGGATTGGACAGAGCACATAGGATGTTTGCCTTCACCTTCTCACGAATGGGTTCTTCAGCTACACAG gtggtggaggtgaagctccAGCACAAGTCCATCTACAGTGGGCTGGAGAGTGAGCACTGGTGGGTGCTCAACAATGAATTCTACTGGATAGGTgcagag CTTACCCTCCACCACTTTGCCAGCGCTAGTGCCGTGGCCTGCATCAAG CGGAGGGGATCCAGCATCACAGACGCCACCATCTACCTGCGCACCTGTTCAACAACAACGTCGGTGCAGAATATTTTTCTG caAACGGTGGTGTCCACTTGGTTTAAGGGTGTCTCCATTGGTTCGGATGACATTTTCAGGTCATCCGAATCTAGtcacacccagaccctggagacaccgAACCCAGCTGTTTTTTCCAGCAGTCCATCCCCACCGAGAGCACCCCCTCAACGAccacctccaggcttttaa